Proteins from a single region of Trypanosoma brucei brucei TREU927 chromosome 7, complete sequence:
- a CDS encoding glutathione synthetase, putative — MVLKLLLELGAERYAEQFAAKCHELGMVMKESAGPGRVPVPVTLQPSMISRGEFGTLCCMQPLWNEAVDNTARNFTFLRDALQETAASDVNFTGKLLNMLQEVYLSGGPFQQLMLGIFRTDYMREGVYDKMLSTTASRWKNVEINTISCSFAGLSPLITEFHQHIAAYLQVLQKARGKEDDDGVENMSWIWGKGNCRLERSVSGDVVPKAIADAVRAWVEQQKFASLRASWEQFQQNEVGSGEIHQLGVLDTAPVVLVVVQENERNTADQYALLMRVLEEHRIRFIFRTLQELHLSLKLHSISPEQPPLAVVDGHYPIAVAYFRSTYVPEDFPTDATWAARLSLERSSAIKCPSIPYHLLTFKKLQQLLCDVDRVLVPVAFCGDSDKAGLLQRHFVPQYSLNPKEVGEEAVEKVIHDVLQRPDQFVLKPQLEGGGNLLSGETMVKALKATKEGDPVTYSKVRCEYVVMSRIQFHVSTGSLLARGDVVQLERNMCSEVGIFGVILSAAKGSSVGTNGSSVLFNTFAGYTVRSKPADADDGGVMAGVAALDSLAVVP; from the coding sequence ATGGTGTTAAAATTGTTGCTGGAGCTTGGAGCCGAGAGGTATGCGGAACAATTCGCCGCCAAATGCCATGAACTGGGGATGGTGATGAAGGAATCTGCAGGACCCGGCAGAGTACCCGTTCCGGTGACGCTTCAGCCATCTATGATTTCTCGCGGTGAGTTTGGAACTCTCTGTTGTATGCAGCCGCTATGGAATGAGGCCGTCGACAATACAGCTAGAaactttactttccttcGTGATGCTTTGCAAGAGACGGCAGCCAGCGATGTCAACTTCACTGGGAAGCTCCTGAACATGCTCCAAGAGGTGTACCTCAGCGGAGGGCCGTTCCAACAGCTCATGCTCGGTATATTCCGCACAGATTACATGCGTGAAGGGGTTTATGATAAGATGCTGTCGACGACGGCGTCTCGTTGGAAGAATGTTGAAATCAATACCATCAGCTGCTCTTTCGCCGGTCTATCGCCTCTCATCACTGAGTTTCATCAACACATCGCTGCGTATCTTCAAGTGCTGCAGAAAGcaagaggaaaggaggatGATGACGGAGTTGAGAACATGAGTTGGATATGGGGTAAGGGCAACTGCAGATTGGAGAGAAGTGTCTCGGGTGATGTTGTACCAAAAGCAATAGCGGACGCAGTGCGTGCGTGGGTGGAGCAGCAGAAGTTTGCCTCACTTCGTGCGTCGTGGGAGCAGTTTCAACAGAATGAAGTAGGAAGCGGTGAAATACACCAACTTGGGGTGCTTGACACCGCGCCCGTTGTGCTCGTTGTTGTTCAGGAGAATGAACGTAACACTGCCGATCAGTATGCTCTGCTAATGAGAGTACTTGAGGAGCACCGCATTCGCTTCATATTTCGAACACTTCAGGAGCTCCACTTGTCACTGAAACTTCACAGCATCAGCCCCGAGCAACCAcctcttgctgttgttgacGGGCATTATCCGATAGCAGTTGCTTACTTCCGCAGCACCTACGTGCCGGAGGACTTCCCAACAGACGCCACATGGGCCGCTCGCCTTTCCTTGGAGCGCAGCAGCGCCATTAAGTGTCCAAGCATACCTTACCATTTGTTAACATTCAAGAAACTGCAACAACTTCTGTGTGACGTGGATCGTGTGCTTGTACCAGTCGCTTTCTGTGGTGATTCGGATAAAGCAGGCTTGCTCCAGCGGCACTTCGTACCTCAATATTCTCTGAACCCGAAGGAAGTGGGTGAGGAAGCCGTGGAGAAAGTTATTCATGATGTACTTCAGCGGCCAGACCAATTTGTGTTAAAACCTCAGTTGGAGGGCGGTGGTAATCTTCTCTCTGGCGAGACGATGGTGAAGGCACTGAAGGCAACCAAGGAGGGGGATCCGGTTACGTACAGCAAGGTGCGTTGTGAGTACGTCGTCATGTCGCGTATACAATTTCATGTCAGCACGGGGAGTTTGCTGGCGCGTGGTGACGTGGTTCAACTAGAGCGCAACATGTGTTCTGAAGTTGGCATTTTTGGCGTTATTCTCAGTGCTGCCAAGGGGTCAAGCGTAGGCACCAATGGTTCTTCAGTGCTTTTCAACACCTTTGCTGGATATACTGTTCGATCGAAACCTGCGGATGCGGATGATGGTGGCGTCATGGCAGGTGTTGCGGCTCTTGATTCCTTAGCGGTTGTACCGTAA
- a CDS encoding protein phosphatase 2C, putative (similar to Protein phosphatase 2C (EC 3.1.3.16) (PP2C). (Swiss-Prot:P49444) [Paramecium tetraurelia]): MYTSVRKPPLSTAKLSEKTDAAGKGNLNGVAESPTSRDGGIGSSMPYVARKPNSGDGQGRPGEVQRAGQVTYQTTNALFTGSTVPGKTKDVSTAKSSGGGDHLNNGDRPPLVGDNNEVSSPRTIKMNSSPPRRYFHRGAINCNSSENVAAVLGGSTLISGERVGSGSGYPRRVFSGPPSTRMLNQGGEEPAQKPQPPGSSRSKSGIRQLQFALNGNSSQRLLPVPPRQLCPSNPARRGGGAATVTPRCSDARRQKQDSTDPFDMTQVLNGVGTQLGLPSYCPGAESSQGSNRLRGSKPPSPSLLPLASLRSQQMPSTAGVPAPRSLSESQQLSINPSGVFGCATDCKNGLGYDFRVVASTGKSFNLPIKLTAGVGCVQGLRPTMEDEHFIRLQATTAVGQPVSLLGILDGHCGRRVAELAAKHVPDNFIAHPALGENNALAFVESIIQADRAIFHSIGKGSGGVGLSAGFGGSGGSTLIAAAVHGRMLYVACLGDARAVLYDGNTTIPMSEDHKPLNKKEHTRILQCGGFVQLGRVCGVLAVSRALGDYEFKFNGNRFISNRELMVSNVADVRQINLTDSSKFLLLACDGLWDAVQNEEATQFVRDFLSYTPDVGSSPEATKRAINNCCQKLAEFAVSRGSTDNVSVMLLFFHNVADVVASFDRASDATTSRATVTSPVSPRLFSASRGVNAGFTGMESRLAGISGGSSSGAFGGSSGAEGSSVRGAGRTKVDRGASWLTRSRSLW; encoded by the coding sequence ATGTATACCAGTGTTAGAAAGCCTCCGCTTTCCACAGCGAAGCTTTCAGAGAAGACGGATGCTGCAGGCAAGGGTAACCTCAATGGAGTAGCTGAGTCACCGACATCGCGTGACGGAGGGATTGGCAGCAGCATGCCGTACGTCGCCAGGAAACCCAACTCTGGTGATGGTCAGGGACGTCCAGGTGAGGTCCAGAGAGCAGGACAAGTAACATATCAAACAACTAACGCCCTTTTCACGGGAAGCACAGTTCCAGGAAAAACTAAGGACGTCAGCACCGCCAAAAGTAGTGGTGGAGGTGATCACCTTAACAATGGAGACAGGCCTCCCCTTGTCGGCGACAACAATGAAGTAAGCTCGCCACGAACTATAAAAATGAACAGCTCTCCCCCTCGACGCTATTTTCACCGAGGGGCTATAAACTGCAACTCAAGCGAAAACGTGGCGGCGGTTCTCGGCGGTTCCACATTGATTAGCGGTGAGAGAGTAGGCAGTGGCTCTGGGTATCCACGCCGTGTTTTTTCAGGTCCACCTTCCACGCGGATGTTAAATCAAGGAGGTGAGGAGCCTGCACAGAAACCACAACCACCCGGAAGCAGCAGATCAAAGTCTGGCATAAGACAACTACAGTTCGCACTGAACGGCAACAGTAGCCAGCGTTTGCTACCCGTCCCCCCACGCCAACTGTGTCCCTCCAATCCAGCGcgacgtggtggtggtgccgccACAGTGACCCCACGATGCTCTGACGCACGGCGGCAAAAGCAAGATTCGACGGATCCGTTTGACATGACTCAAGTTCTCAATGGTGTTGGCACTCAGTTGGGTCTCCCTTCTTACTGCCCGGGCGCCGAAAGCTCTCAAGGAAGCAACCGATTGAGGGGCTCGaaaccaccatcaccatcttTATTGCCACTGGCGTCTCTGAGGTCGCAGCAAATGCCATCAACGGCGGGTGTACCCGCCCCACGGTCCCTCTCAGAGTCGCAGCAGCTGTCGATCAATCCTAGCGGGGTGTTTGGCTGCGCCACTGATTGCAAGAACGGGCTTGGTTACGACTTCCGTGTAGTGGCGAGCACAGGGAAATCTTTCAATTTACCAATCAAACTTACCGCAGGCGTTGGTTGCGTGCAAGGCCTTCGACCAACAATGGAGGATGAACACTTCATCCGTCTGCAGGCAACTACAGCTGTGGGGCAGCCCGTGTCGCTGTTGGGTATTCTTGACGGCCACTGTGGCCGCCGTGTCGCGGAGTTGGCCGCAAAGCATGTACCAGACAACTTCATTGCCCACCCCGCACTCGGGGAAAATAACGCACTAGCCTTTGTGGAGTCCATTATACAAGCAGACCGGGCGATTTTTCATTCAATAGGAAAAGGTAGCGGAGGTGTGGGACTTTCAGCTGGTTTTGGTGGCTCTGGAGGATCGACACTTATTGCCGCGGCAGTTCATGGACGAATGCTGTATGTTGCTTGTCTGGGGGATGCACGCGCTGTGCTTTATGATGGCAATACGACCATACCAATGAGTGAAGACCATAAACCCCTGAATAAAAAGGAACACACACGCATCCTTCAGTGTGGTGGCTTTGTACAGCTTGGTAGGGTTTGTGGTGTTCTTGCGGTGAGCCGCGCATTAGGCGATTACGAATTCAAGTTTAATGGGAATCGGTTTATATCTAATCGCGAACTGATGGTTTCTAATGTTGCCGATGTGCGGCAGATTAACCTGACAGACTCTAGCAAGTTCCTTCTCCTGGCTTGCGACGGCCTGTGGGATGCGGTGCAGAACGAGGAGGCGACACAGTTCGTTCGTGACTTCCTAAGCTATACCCCTGACGTAGGTTCATCGCCGGAGGCCACTAAGCGGGCGATAAATAACTGTTGTCAAAAACTTGCTGAGTTTGCTGTCAGCCGCGGGAGTACGGATAACGTTTCGGTGATGCTATTGTTCTTTCACAACGTGGCCGATGTTGTCGCAAGTTTTGATCGTGCAAGCGACGCAACAACGTCGAGGGCGACGGTAACAAGCCCCGTTTCTCCACGGTTATTCAGTGCAAGCAGAGGTGTGAATGCCGGGTTCACAGGTATGGAATCGAGACTAGCCGGAATCTCTGGGGGTAGTAGTAGCGGTGCATTCGGCGGCAGTAGTGGAGCTGAGGGTTCTTCTGTCAGGGGAGCTGGTCGTACAAAAGTGGACAGAGGCGCCTCGTGGTTAACCCGGAGTCGCTCTCTGTGGTAA
- a CDS encoding calpain-like cysteine peptidase, putative yields MSDITYENGSPTYTGNTVLKCFRENGNGLLFRIVNDEEKKWAFYNDTKGYNMVVKVAFGKDSTVQPLGNTKMEKDTATGEFKCELEIAPLATEMFIEGVPNGYKINFEANPIPQS; encoded by the coding sequence ATGTCCGATATCACGTACGAGAACGGTTCACCGACATACACCGGTAACACCGTCCTTAAGTGCTTCAGAGAGAATGGCAACGGCCTCCTCTTTCGCATCGTCAATGATGAGGAGAAGAAATGGGCATTCTACAATGATACCAAGGGCTACAACATGGTGGTGAAAGTTGCTTTCGGTAAGGACAGCACTGTTCAACCCCTTGGCAACACCAAGATGGAAAAGGACACTGCTACTGGCGAATTCAAGTGCGAACTCGAAATTGCGCCGCTGGCGACTGAAATGTTCATTGAGGGAGTGCCCAACGGATACAAAATAAACTTTGAAGCCAATCCTATTCCTCAGTCATGA
- a CDS encoding calpain-like cysteine peptidase, putative, translating into MSDITYENGSPTYTGNTVLKCFRENGNGLLFRIVNDEEKKWAFYNDTKDYNMVVKVAFGKDSTVQPLGNTKMEKDTATGEFKCEVKIAPLATEMFIEGVPNGYKISYEADPIPQWKSVPT; encoded by the coding sequence ATGTCCGATATCACGTACGAGAACGGTTCACCGACATACACCGGTAACACCGTCCTTAAGTGCTTCAGAGAGAATGGCAACGGCCTCCTCTTTCGCATCGTCAATGATGAGGAGAAGAAATGGGCATTCTACAATGATACCAAGGACTACAACATGGTGGTGAAAGTTGCTTTCGGTAAGGACAGCACTGTTCAACCCCTTGGCAACACCAAGATGGAAAAGGACACTGCTACTGGCGAATTCAAGTGTGAGGTGAAAATCGCCCCCCTGGCGACTGAAATGTTCATTGAGGGAGTGCCCAACGGATACAAAATAAGTTATGAAGCCGATCCTATTCCCCAGTGGAAATCCGTTCCCACCTAA
- a CDS encoding DNA excision repair protein, putative (similar to DNA excision repair protein ERCC-6 (Cockayne syndrome protein CSB). (Swiss-Prot:Q03468) [Homo sapiens]) codes for MADELSQLGVNWVEESLLRQDVEANVEARADAAAAADEAELQRRWAALEEVERTVANIQEQLSKVVAPVGTAAHKIVEEKESASVLQFSLLKAQRELESRAKALRSWQIECEARQRRRVEEAKQRKQVTEQEAVMARMRNRLSRTLQPVADVQGLQEGVGSAERVPASTNHHDYHDRLTTGMGSTPQVWWNGRIGTPNGAASVTHSNISTPSRRQRLSSSTSADVPLTPAQYSCGPVLPSAYRVTLTPSDVRSKLQKYADDSDLSIYSARCRKRKRLEGALAGLAALEAGVATANGEIKEEDTDEDSGVVVKCEGIGMSSFPKVKTEGSAHEKSGTSLLDAIDVDALMEESDDVAVEVLQKVKKEKRASAGGRKHRERENTTQNFTDRHDSIEVLRGISLASSIYQKLFDHQRDGLRWLLNLHRQRVGGILGDDMGLGKTIQIAAMLNALNHSNQLRGPSLIVTPVTVLRQWVAEMHRWAPYVRTCVMHASSASTISREKLIDSVRGTPAVLLTTYAAVREHCRLLHNACFQYVILDEGHKISNPEATVTIAAKSFPTPHRLILSGTPVQNTLKELWCLFDFVKPGLLGTLRRFEEEFEVPINASKNIRASPLALATAAETARVLHESISPFLLRRLKKQVMSDSLPEKYERVIRCPLSDSQLEAYVDLLSSSRVQRLMSNTLSYTQLMGGLDRDGRDASGCLHIAGKRFQLMRDKENKGVVRHELFCVMHELRQICNHVDIFHMRQAKDFNYTDDMENNFFLDVVNAPTATARKAGGKGTTHFSMRSNRPVNYEGSSKLQTLRQLLKLWQRGGQRALVFSQTRAMLDIIENMCEQESLTYIRMDGTTNSLRRQELMDRFNEDDRIVVALLTTRVGGVGVNLIGADRVVIFDPDWNPVTDEQARERAWRIGQTRDVGVYRLISSGTVEEAVLRRQLAKTYVTEKVLHDPKLQRFFYEQGSLSESFYLGVEYDSRVPLGKKHIVAAQELFPLLKEEHNNEEVFALTAVGHERRIRGTEEESGGASVRAKSETEKTAAASVYRVCAPRELFPSATTTSRTSSSNISETSLLQDLVDGNHVRISGVDSTAQRLACTSASHAMLRVSNVIRTFEHQTQEAFARLPRVEGS; via the coding sequence ATGGCAGATGAACTCTCCCAGTTGGGTGTGAATTGGGTAGAGGAATCTTTGCTCCGTCAAGATGTAGAGGCGAATGTGGAGGCACGAGCTGATGCCGCCGCAGCTGCGGATGAGGCTGAGCTGCAAAGGCGATGGGCAGCACTGGAGGAGGTGGAGCGCACAGTGGCTAATATTCAAGAGCAACTTTCCAAAGTCGTTGCTCCTGTGGGCACGGCAGCTCACAAAATAGtcgaggagaaggaaagcgCTTCCGTGCTACAGTTCTCCCTGCTGAAGGCACAAAGAGAGTTGGAAAGTCGTGCGAAAGCGCTCCGCAGTTGGCAGATCGAATGCGAGGCACGCCAACGGCGGCGTGTGGAAGAGGCGAAACAGCGTAAGCAAGTGACTGAGCAGGAGGCAGTTATGGCCAGAATGCGGAATCGTTTGAGTCGTACCCTCCAGCCGGTAGCGGACGTTCAAGGACTACAAGAGGGCGTAGGGAGTGCGGAGAGGGTTCCCGCGTCGACTAACCATCACGATTACCACGATCGCCTCACCACGGGCATGGGCTCGACACCTCAGGTGTGGTGGAATGGGAGAATAGGCACACCTAATGGAGCTGCAAGTGTGACTCACTCGAACATTTCAACGCCTTCGCGACGTCAACGCCTGTCATCGTCAACTTCTGCCGATGTGCCATTAACTCCTGCACAGTATTCCTGCGGCCCCGTTCTTCCATCAGCTTATCGAGTGACGCTGACGCCAAGCGATGTCCGCTCCAAGTTGCAGAAATACGCAGATGACAGCGACTTAAGCATTTACAGCGCGCGGTGCCGCAAGCGGAAGCGGCTAGAAGGAGCTTTAGCGGGTCTAGCAGCGTTAGAAGCTGGAGTGGCCACTGCCAACGGCGAGATCAAGGAGGAGGATACCGATGAAGACTCGGGGGTTGTGGTGAAGTGTGAGGGTATTGGCATGAGTAGTTTCCCCAAAGTGAAGACAGAGGGTAGCGCACATGAGAAAAGTGGAACCTCATTGCTGGATGCCATAGATGTCGATGCGCTCATGGAGGAGTCTGATGATGTGGCTGTTGAAGTGCTCCAAAAAgttaagaaggaaaaaagggcaTCAGCAGGCGGTAGAAAGCACcgggagagggaaaatacCACGCAAAACTTTACGGACAGGCATGATTCCATTGAAGTCTTGCGTGGTATTTCTTTGGCATCATCCATTTATCAAAAATTGTTCGACCACCAACGGGACGGATTGAGGTGGCTGCTGAATCTTCACCGACAGCGTGTCGGTGGGATTCTGGGAGATGACATGGGACTCGGGAAAACTATTCAAATAGCAGCCATGTTAAATGCCCTAAATCATTCCAACCAACTTCGTGGACCCTCTCTAATTGTTACACCGGTCACAGTGCTCCGTCAGTGGGTGGCAGAGATGCACCGATGGGCTCCATACGTGCGTACCTGTGTTATGCATGCCAGTAGTGCTTCCACTATTTCTCGCGAAAAGCTCATTGATTCGGTTCGAGGCACTCCAGCAGTGCTCTTAACAACCTATGCGGCCGTTCGTGAGCACTGCCGGTTGCTTCACAACGCATGTTTTCAGTATGTTATTCTTGACGAGGGGCACAAGATTAGCAACCCGGAGGCTACTGTCACAATTGCTGCCAAGTCGTTTCCCACACCCCACCGGCTCATCCTCTCTGGAACCCCTGTGCAAAATACACTCAAGGAACTGTGGTGCCTGTTTGACTTCGTTAAACCAGGCCTACTGGGTACGTTGCGGAGGTTCGAGGAAGAGTTTGAGGTGCCAATCAACGCCAGTAAGAATATTCGGGCGTCACCTCTCGCTTTGGCCACAGCCGCCGAGACTGCGCGGGTGCTGCACGAGAGCATCTCCCCGTTTTTACTACGTCGACTGAAGAAGCAAGTGATGAGCGATTCTTTACCGGAGAAATACGAACGTGTTATTCGGTGCCCACTCAGTGATTCCCAATTAGAGGCGTATGTTGACCTCTTAAGTTCATCACGCGTGCAGAGGTTGATGAGTAACACCCTGTCATACACCCAGTTAATGGGTGGGTTGGACCGTGACGGGCGGGATGCAAGTGGTTGTCTGCACATCGCTGGCAAGCGGTTCCAGTTGATGCGtgataaagaaaacaaaggcgTTGTTCGGCATGAGCTGTTTTGCGTGATGCACGAGTTGCGACAAATATGCAATCACGTGGATATCTTTCACATGCGACAAGCAAAGGACTTCAACTACACCGACGATATGGAAAACAACTTCTTTCTCGATGTTGTGAATGCCCCTACCGCCACTGCAAGGAAAGCGGGTGGAAAAGGCACGACACATTTTTCGATGCGCAGTAACAGGCCGGTAAATTATGAAGGTAGCAGTAAACTTCAAACTCTTAGACAGCTGCTGAAGTTGTGGCAACGGGGTGGACAGCGTGCGCTGGTCTTCTCCCAGACGCGTGCCATGCTAGATATTATTGAAAATATGTGTGAACAAGAGAGCCTTACATATATCCGCATGGATGGTACCACCAATAGCTTACGACGGCAGGAACTCATGGATCGTTTCAACGAGGATGACAGAATCGTGGTGGCGCTGCTTACCACACGTGTGGGTGGCGTTGGGGTGAACTTAATTGGTGCTGACCGAGTTGTGATATTTGACCCTGACTGGAATCCGGTGACGGATGAGCAGGCGCGTGAGCGGGCGTGGCGAATTGGGCAAACACGCGATGTGGGTGTTTATCGTCTCATTTCTAGCGGAACAGTGGAGGAGGCGGTGTTGCGACGGCAACTTGCCAAGACGTATGTGACCGAGAAAGTTCTGCACGATCCAAAACTTCAACGTTTCTTCTACGAGCAAGGTAGTCTATCAGAGTCGTTCTACCTTGGCGTCGAGTATGACAGCCGGGTGCCACTAGGGAAGAAGCACATCGTCGCTGCACAAGAACTGTTTCCACTTTTAAAGGAAGAACACAATAATGAGGAGGTATTTGCGCTAACAGCGGTTGGGCATGAGCGGAGAATCCGAGGGACTGAGGAAGAATCAGGTGGGGCTTCTGTGAGGGCGAAgtcagaaacagaaaaaactgctgctgcttccgtGTATCGGGTATGTGCTCCACGGGagctttttccttctgccaCCACAACGTCACGAACATCTTCTTCCAACATATCTGAGACGTCATTGCTTCAGGATCTCGTTGACGGCAATCATGTGCGGATCTCTGGTGTTGACAGCACAGCACAGCGACTCGCGTGTACGTCAGCGTCCCATGCAATGTTGCGTGTGTCGAATGTCATCCGCACGTTCGAACATCAGACACAAGAGGCATTTGCGAGGCTTCCCAGGGTGGAGGGATCGTAA